AGCGCCTGGTCACGCGGCGACAGCTCACCGGCCTGAATGGCGTGTTCCACACTGGTGGTCACGCGTGCGGATACCGCTTCCGGCGAGTGGTCGTCGCCGCTCTCCAGATCGGCCACCGCCAGCGTCAGGTGCCCGCGCAGATAACCGCCAGCAAACAGTTCATCATCACTGGCGTGATCCACCATATTGTCAATTAACGCCAGAATGCGTGATTCAAACTCCGCGATCATCTCTCTTCCTCTCGTAAAAACGTGGCCCTACAGATCTTCCGGCCACGGAAACTGTGCTGCCGCTAATGGCGGCGTCTGGTAATAATCCTGTAATGCCTTGATAAAGCGCGCCGGACGCGCCGGGATCCCTTGCTCCAGCCACACCATCACCTGGGCGTGTACGCGGCGCTGAAACGCCACGCGATCCGGCTCGACATCGCCTTCAAGGTTGTCGCAACTGACATTAAACGGGAAGCCCGCTGCCGCGCAGAAGAGCCACTCCAGCGCCTGCGGCTTCACTTCGACATCTTCAAACTGCCCCTGGGTGGCGGCATCGCGCCCGTCCGGGCAGTACCAGTAGCCGAAATCAACCAGCTTGCGCCGCTCTGCCCCGGCGATGCACCAGTGTGAAATCTCATGCAGGGCGCTGGCGTAAAAGCCATGGGCAAACACCACACGGTTGTAAGGCGCGTCGGCATCAGCGGGAAGATAGATCGGTTCGTCGTCGCCTTTAATCAGACGGGTATTAAAATCGCTGGCAAAGCAGCCATCAAAAATATCAATTAATTGCTGATAGTGGTGCGTCATACATTCACCCCCAGAAACTGGAGGATCTCCTGGCCGTGACTGTCATAGAGAAGTTTTGCGCTCATCACCGCCGAGACAATCACAATCATCGGACGGATAAGCTTCTGCCCTTTACTGAGCACCAGCCGCGATCCCATGCGCGCGCCAAGAAACTGGCCGACAAGCATCACAAAACCGGTGCCCCATACGACTTTGCCGCCGATGATAAACAGCAGCAGCCCACCGACGTTGGAGGTGGCGTTTAGCACTTTGGCATGCGCGGTCGATTTCGCGAGGTTGAATCCGCAGAGGGTGACAAACGCCAGCGCGTAAAACGACCCGGCACCGGGGCCGAAAAAGCCGTCATAGAAGCCGACGCAGCCGCCGGCTACCAGCGCAAACGGCAGGCCATACAGACGACGCTGCCGATCCTCTTCACCAAGCTTCGGCATCAATAAAAAGTAGAGACCGATACATATAACTAATATTGGCAGGATCTGACGCAGCACGTCTGATTTCACATACTGCACCAGCAGCGCACCGCTGGTAGAGCCGATAAAGGTCATCAAAATATTGAGCTTCTGATCGGCGATATTGACCACTTTGCGGCGAATAAAGTAGATCGAGGCGGAGAGGGATCCACCGCAGGCCTGCAGCTTATTGGTCGCCAGCGCCTGCGCCGGGCTCATCCCCACGGCTAATAGCGCCGGAACGGTTAACAGCCCGCCACCGCCCGCCAGCGCATCGATAAAGCCTGCCAGCATCGCGACAAAAAAGAGCACCGCCAGCATCAGCGGTGTCATCATAAACAGCGAATCAAAGAGTTCCATCAGAGGGCGTGTTCATCCAGTAGAGCCTGACAGGAAGGCGGCAACGGTGGCGGCGTCTTTTTCTCAGGCGTGCTGCTGCCCGGTTTCGCCGGTTCAAACCAGCTCTGCAGTTCCGCGCCGCAGCCGTCGCCCGGCGGCGGCGCTGGCTGATCGACACACTCAAGGCTGTCGGCCGGGCAGCGCAGGCGCACGTGCATATGCGCGCGATGCTGGAACCACGGACGCACCTTGCGCAGCCAGTCGCGATCCGTGCCGGCATCGAGGCAGAGCTGCTGTTTGATCGCCGGGTTAACGAAAATACGCGTCACCTCATCATCCTGCGCGGCAAGCTTAATCAGGCTGCTGATTTCCGGCTTC
This Kosakonia cowanii JCM 10956 = DSM 18146 DNA region includes the following protein-coding sequences:
- a CDS encoding YfcL family protein, yielding MIAEFESRILALIDNMVDHASDDELFAGGYLRGHLTLAVADLESGDDHSPEAVSARVTTSVEHAIQAGELSPRDQALVLSMWENLYQQAKAH
- a CDS encoding elongation factor P hydroxylase, with amino-acid sequence MTHHYQQLIDIFDGCFASDFNTRLIKGDDEPIYLPADADAPYNRVVFAHGFYASALHEISHWCIAGAERRKLVDFGYWYCPDGRDAATQGQFEDVEVKPQALEWLFCAAAGFPFNVSCDNLEGDVEPDRVAFQRRVHAQVMVWLEQGIPARPARFIKALQDYYQTPPLAAAQFPWPEDL
- a CDS encoding sulfite exporter TauE/SafE family protein encodes the protein MELFDSLFMMTPLMLAVLFFVAMLAGFIDALAGGGGLLTVPALLAVGMSPAQALATNKLQACGGSLSASIYFIRRKVVNIADQKLNILMTFIGSTSGALLVQYVKSDVLRQILPILVICIGLYFLLMPKLGEEDRQRRLYGLPFALVAGGCVGFYDGFFGPGAGSFYALAFVTLCGFNLAKSTAHAKVLNATSNVGGLLLFIIGGKVVWGTGFVMLVGQFLGARMGSRLVLSKGQKLIRPMIVIVSAVMSAKLLYDSHGQEILQFLGVNV